In Silene latifolia isolate original U9 population chromosome 6, ASM4854445v1, whole genome shotgun sequence, the genomic window GCATTAACCTAGTAGATCGATTAccctcccttcatattatggatcccctatagtcttagcatagggaatttagctactcatgaccgTCGGGTTAACAATCACAATAACCAAgcaattaaaactaaacatggtGATAATACTATGGGGGAACCGATTGAACAATTATAAGgcaaagagaaaaaaaaggatttaaaagcagtaaatacgattaagaaataaaactagattgataataccgaatccgagtagcaaatgTAGAGgataaaaatccaaagaacagtgacagaAGTAGCAGTCGAAATGTACGTAGTCCAGAGATGAGTAGCGTAGTTACCCTCCTCAGTTTTATACTAGAAAatcgtcttaaacctaatctatggactaattacaaaagcccataaaagattaggcggaaataaactaaaagcacacgaaaacccctcgatcgagtagaaagattactcgatcgaacgcaaatcactcgatcgaactagaacaacctctcgatcgagcactgcttgcagaacttcctcgatcgactccttaaactggtcgatcgaccaatcttgagtgtgtagagcattcgatcgaacagtagaccactcgatcgagctatataggcatgttaggacttgaattgctttccaaactcagctcatacgtcttccaattgttagatttccaagctccagctccttctTTCCATGAATGCGTGCAATTGGGAcagttaaggctcgatttagctcctctttggtcaattcctgcaaattacaataaacggaccaaagtagaatattcgggggcatttgtagccagatgctacttaaaaagcacagaaatgcgtgtaaaaatgaggtgaaaaccttatataaaagacacgcatcagtgtcCGTTTTGGATAGCAAATTCCCTAAATTGAGTTTGATAACTCAAACCGACTTATGTCCATGTTATATACAAACTTGAGGTTTTAAACCCTCtcatagctcgtatggagtcttataagtagtgtagccaattggtttatcaattttccctttttagagttcaaataactcttttgactttataatcatttaatcttatatcaaataagatgtgacaTTAAGTCACAAAAACTTCATGACCTATGAACTTAATTACAATGATCCCatcgttgtaattattttatgattaaattaagtcAACACAATTTATATTATGATATGAAAGATatataatgacaagtttttagaACGAAGAAGAAAAATTCCATaaccgaatgacttgggttgaaagccaagccattaaaattcatacaaccattgtttacgAAATGGAAATGAAACAAACTTCCATGTCCAACATGGAAATCAAAATAAGTTCTAaaaacaacaagtcaaaatacaacaatactaaaatagacaataaaataaaaagccaagcttccataggcaTTCTTCTATGGGCGGCTACACTAGCATCCCTTGTTGAAGATCATCCTCAAGCTTGCTTATCCTTTCCCTTGTCCTTACTCATATGCCCTATGTCACATTTAAAGGGAGTGAGAATCACAACTTCTatctaaataccaaagttgagatttctatcaataacataatagattagagaatttattacctactggagtcacacgtccagctttaACATCTCTAATATACTTAGGGCAATTACGCTTCCATTGGCccgtaccacaacaatagtggatCTTATCTTCAGAAGATGCACCCTTTTTCGGCTTGGAAGAGTTATTCCCAATaactttccctttgcccttgttgagTTTCTTACCCTTACTAGTACTGCTCTTGAATTTCTCTCTGCTTTTGTTGTTTATAGTAAGCACATCCTTAGTTGAACTCACATCAAGACCCATATCCCTCTCAGCTTGCACAAGAaatttgtgcaattcatggagagaagtcttcatgttttgcatattgtagtttaccctaaactgcacatatgccttcactttgttcaaggaatgtagAACTCGATCTATGACGAGTTGCTCAGGAATATTGACCCCTTGGGTCTTAAGAGTCTCAAAaagctcaatcaatttgagcacatgagggctaaccttttggccctcttttatgttgatctcgaaaaatgcggaggccgcctcatattggattatcCTTGAAGCTTGTAAAAatatggtcacaagcttggtagAGATCTCATAGGCCGTGCTCATTTTGATAGCACTCATTTGGAGATCGGGctccatagagaaaatcaagacattcttgattgcggccgactcttttaggtaggcctcataggcttcccttgcggcagaggttgacctagtagtaggtgcgatgggagcggcttcggtaaggtaacgaagcttgttgtcaccttccgcggccaaatggagttgcgcatcccaatcggctaaatttgaaccattcttttcaagtttgcaactatccataaaggatcggagccaagaggCATTGGGGAGTGGTGGAGAGTTTGTGCTAGTTGATGCAGATGTAATTGGAGTCGACattgcaaactaatcaaattgactacaaaataaaaaaatgaagaaattataaacatttatcgtcttaaaacttgtaaatattttcaagcaagttttagcatttatatagtgacctttaccctactattataaatgattctgagatccaaaattcatattaacttggatatgagcaacgggccctctacatcttTTACTAATAGTATAACTTTGGTGGGTTAACcgttttaaccgattctacaactagaactctcgatcgatgattttacattaaactcatctttagcccgaaccttttgcggctacggtcgtaaataccttcgttgagatcaaccaaactttcgaagtgtaataactacttattaccccTGATACcatcgttttgtatcaaaattaaatttataattccaaactaaaactatagctagtgataataagggtcgaaccacagagagacaaggttgattttgtttgctatttttcatctataaaaagtaacaattaattggggggttttgagattggttgactaaattgactaattgctaaaatgaaatttctcaacaagataaaaagaggatcgggaaattcggttcaccatggcaatggtCAGAACAATAAGGTAGCAGAAttcctataatacggtctcagggggtataagcaagcctttcgatctatgctcaaattaaccttgcggtcttctaattccccggaatttctcaaagctttcactcaagagaaattccaatctaatgataattctaattactaatctttcaatctagcaaaaaGGCATATCAACAGACGACAAAATCTAAACGGAAGAATTCATGCTaacaaacaatcctaatttatgccatggttcacctcattctcaatcaaaacaattagctacacatgactaaaactaaaacaattgctaaattgataacaaagaacaagattgacatgattgaatttaaataaaagacaaaagacaAGAGATGAAATTCTGGAATTAAATTggtaaaacaagaattgaaataacaagaattaaaagaagaaaggaattgcataaaacttactaattgaattaAAGAACAAGGTACCGAATTCGAGGTTTTCCGTCCgcaaagctagatctaaaaactgagttttTTCAATAGTGAAAAGCATAACCTACTtattgctgcgttctactgataaaaagatgccaaaggttaattacaagttgggcttttaaaagtcaaAAACGAAGAAATAATTCTCAGCTCgaagatcggtcgatcgaccggccaaagatggtcgatcgatcgtaAATGCGAATGCAAACTTGATTTCAACGATCGATCGACCGGTGGGAGTAGTCGATCGATTGGTAATGCTGTGCAGTGGCTCTTTttgttccttcaaatcagctcttcactcctttgcacgcatcccaaggtgggtGAATCTGAATCTCCTTCTTCTGGGCTTCCTTGAAGTTGCCTCCAGAggacgaattaggcttgatttagcttacttccactcattcctacaataaatcatagaaaatgcaaagtaaaccgtttcgggagaaatagtagccttaagctaacaattatgcatggaaatacgtgccaaaaccgcagataaaatgtatagaatatgcatgtatcaaatctccccaaaccaaaccttgcttgtccccaagcaagcactatgacccgtataaaaaactaaatggaaaggagtatatctcagagctagctacaaatcaatgccaaaccgtttaatgcacatagtcaactactgcaaagcttaaatcaagtgaacaaatttatgcatatcatggaattaaatcgggcgttcgaccttgcaagactcatacattcggactctcccggtcactcttctctcaaagaaagcaaatggtaagattatatgtaaaagagagggaagaaaaatacagtctctcacctagactgcgaccgacaaaacatgtatgcttgactagcatgaataatgattctagctaccgtacatacgcataaccaccgtcaaagactattacatgccgaactattgcaagatttggatatgtgaggttaaGTGGAAAGagaagggcaaaacaattatggaaaaagtgaaggtaagagccaagctagtacctatacAACCATCAGAAATCGTATCCCTTCCTCCAACTCAACATATAAACCATGCCTTTAATGACTAGGCAACACAAAATCCCAAACAAACGCCTCCAATTCATGAAGTAGGCACATGAGGCGTGTTCTCAATTCAACCAAAACCTTATTATTTTCAAActcccttttttttcttcttcctgtttctttttcttttctttcattttcatttttttttcatcttctgaactggtggtcgatcgaccagtgatggcagtcgatcgaccactctgcaCATTCCAGTGCTCTCTGCCAGgtaaacatctttttttttttttcatttcttctaaatttctttctttcccttcaaaaaGACACAACCCCTTCACTTCTCATCAATACTCACTCCATCAAGATAAAAACAAGCCAAAAAACCGCTTCTAATCCGAcaaaaattcctctactacttcctagcttggcacaatggtaggctaagtatgggatgtagttgagggcaactggcagttatggcttatagtggagttaatggggtaaaatgagaaagtgGAGGATGACCCCAGTTTAGGTTTCACCCTCTGTGCAAGGCAATGGGTTTGTGTCATCTGGCCTTTGCTGATGACCTTCTTATTTTTTGCAGAGGTGATCAGAATTCTGTTAAGATTATTATGAGGGCTTTTATGAGTTTTTCTGATGCTTCTGGTCTctgtatgaacaaggacaaatctgaTATTTTTATGAATGGAGTTCCTAACCCTGTAGCTGAAGAAATTCTTCTTTTATCTGGGTTTCAGAAGGGCAAATTCCCTTTCAGATACCTTCGTATCCTATTTCCTACAAGAGACTGTCTAATTTGGAATGCAACAAGCTTGTTGAGAAAATGGTGGAGAGGATAAGGAGCTGGGGGGCAAAGCATCTCAGCTATGCTGGGAGACTGGTTCTTGTTAGAACAGTTTTATCTCAGCTGCATAGTTATTGGGCAAGAATTTTCCTCCTGCCAAAGGGAATCATTCATAAGGTGGAGTGTATATGTAGAGCTTACCTATGGTCTGGCAGTGAGGAGCATCATAAAGTCCCTGCAATCTCATGGGACACCTGTTGTTTGCCTAAAATCTATGGAGGATTGGGCATTGATAATTGTCACATGAGGAATATTGCAATGCTTGGAAAGTATATTTGGTGGGTGGCTAGTAAGAAGGACTGTCTCTGGGTGAAGTGGGTTCACCATGTTTATATAAAGCAAGCAGACTGGTGGTTGTATACTCCTTCTATTTCTACTAGCTGGACTTGGAGACAGTTATGCAAGGTTAAGGATAAATTGCACAATGGTTTTCCGAGCAATCACCGGCACTAAACCGTATTGTCTTTGATCTGGTCTATAATTGGCTCCTCAATGCTCAGGGCAAGAAAGTGTGGCTTCCTCTGGTTTGGAACAGGCTCAGCTTACCCAAGGACAATTTCATTTGTTGGCTCTTTATACAACAAAGGCTGCAGACTAAGGATAGATTATTGCGGTTTGGTGTTATTAATGATGGCTTATGCTATCTTTGTGGCATGGCACCTGAAACACACAGTCAtctatttttttattgtagtttcagTGCTAGGTGTGCAGGAAAGATCAGGCAGTGGCTGGGTGTTGATTGGCATGGGGATATCATCACCTGGGGTCTGAAATGGCATTGCAAATCCTTGCTAAAGAAGAAAATCATTCTGGCTGTGCTGTCCAGTCTGATTTACCTGATCTGGGAAACACGTAACAAATGTAGAGTAGAGCAACTCGTGCAACATCCTGATTGTCTTGTGCATAGAGTCCAGGAACGAGTTAAAGCTAGGATGAATGTATTAAAAGTTGAGAGCTTCAGAAGTAGAGATATAGCATGGGTTAATTCTGTATTAGCCTACTAAATTGTCTTGTGCCTTGTATGGTGAAGTTGGTGTCTTGTACCTCAATTCTTAATTATTAATGAGAATTTtacattccaccaaaaaaaaaaaagagaaagtggAGGATGCAATAGctctcaaaacatgcaataccgaccacaaaccaatgcgtataggcaataagcaatcaaaactcatacacgtgcaaaacatgaaatgaagggagtactactctcaatcctaaattaaactgtcatgaatgtcaccagttataggctctatatctcagaaagtataagtagtttgccaaaagtaatgagtcaagtctaattacccgaaatgaattccataacaaaatttgagaaatcacttataATTCTCGCTAAACagctgtgaaaaggcaaggaatggcatatttgactaatagtgcaaaatcatcattaataactccaatccgactcaactatatgcaaaagtaatcgtgatatttttgatttttttgaattttcaatttatttatttattttttattttttttgaatgaatgaaaataaaaaattaaacaaatgcaacagaaatgcactaaacatgtgactgaaatgcaataaaaaacaaatgcagatgcaaaacaaaaggcatatgcaaataccctccccaaaccaaaacgcacaatgccctcattgtgctcagcagcaaatcaccagcagaaaaatgggagaataaagcataataaaagaaaaggaagctaataaagaaaggaaggaactcacaaaatacgacctccccaaaccagcaaaaaacggggaggtcaccagcatctaatctccaccATCGTAATCAGAACCACTATCCTCTCCGGACCCCGAGTcgctctcctcctcctccgcctcagcAACAGCGGCAGGGGCTCTCCTGGAAGTGGAGGCACCAGCAGTAGTAGTGGGAGAGGGTCtcctggcaggctgagggtaGCCGCCCACAGGGGGAACAAAGTAGGAAGGGTGAGTCCAAGCACCCTGTGGGAGCATCCCTCCCCGGACTAactcctcgtaaactgggtaGAGGGCTAGAGCCGTGTCTAACCTGTGCTGGTCAAAGCTCCTGCACAAGTCACCCAAcacacgtgacattgccctctggtccatTTCCGGAGGGACAACCAAAGGAGTAGGTGGTCGAAAAGTGGCCGAGTAGCCagtgggagcaggagtggaggaaGAGGGT contains:
- the LOC141588384 gene encoding uncharacterized protein LOC141588384 encodes the protein MGGDQNSVKIIMRAFMSFSDASGLCMNKDKSDIFMNGVPNPIPSYPISYKRLSNLECNKLVEKMVERIRSWGAKHLSYAGRLVLVRTVLSQLHSYWARIFLLPKGIIHKVECICRAYLWSGSEEHHKVPAISWDTCCLPKIYGGLGIDNCHMRNIAMLGKYIWWVASKKDCLWVKWVHHVYIKQADWWLYTPSISTSWTWRQLCKGKKVWLPLVWNRLSLPKDNFICWLFIQQRLQTKDRLLRFGVINDGLCYLCGMAPETHSHLFFYCSFSARCAGKIRQWLGVDWHGDIITWGLKWHCKSLLKKKIILAVLSSLIYLIWETRNKCRVEQLVQHPDCLVHRVQERVKARMNVLKVESFRSRDIAWVNSVLAY